A single region of the Corallococcus caeni genome encodes:
- a CDS encoding tetratricopeptide repeat protein produces MSLTPVSDPSGLLERAPRLTELLPDSALSEALSRGDAWAVHAVLCRRLELEPPGPTRLLLTALVEDRGAFVIAGRPPPTSSVLGTGVRWKGAPPRAAAPDSPYVAERTVTVLGIPVWPLDGYLVRSDDKASVQVIGQVPPSPGWARRRAAALAVMALGLCALAGAGAVWLEARSLRAVTVVNGLSRPVDVRIGGEHWVVAPGTQEQGRVKLGDDLLRAVTTWPGQEAVLEDVVLPTEGERILYNVKGAAMLEAVPDAEATYASPRSRSLPENAMVLQSGERLSVQAANWEAAARAFAEEGRWQAAGRVASAVAEVEPGNTLARETAAHAWLTVDTQVPANLPADLRWRNTRDYAAMLMHTWQEDPEAQALALELMRFIGQGAQARARYAEHAQQHPDSPLAALYLQRASPPHPGSADAVDAYAKLATRFPDSPEVNRAWLEARWRFELEDPPDWGDRERQEFITETARLLTALEQKHPPETLKALELDVRILLRARLRDAATTLVRRHGEDPRRRTWDFLVLAGRTAAAAGPEHTSYVMRDWIPPALARQPERMALLDLLTGQRSPKDAELAALVSPVDRAVLRITRDVLLDPKRVLEEARGDPKAVLPRLDPEVLALLALELTRTGDAWGKQLFNVSLPLMLAREPLRQHVLSASDVPGPELRRLPPGLRAAATLVHARRNAKEGYPVFTERLDGLARMDALGGFAVRAASSWMRRAFDACMDTKVDTKMDTKMPHSLPLGIMLRGDLVREQSRREDDPEGRRSNCEARIVAPTGLPLPRAAATPPPGNANGADP; encoded by the coding sequence ATGTCCCTCACCCCTGTCTCGGACCCCAGCGGCCTGCTGGAGCGCGCGCCGCGTCTGACGGAACTCCTGCCAGACTCCGCGCTGTCGGAGGCGCTGTCGCGGGGCGATGCGTGGGCGGTGCACGCGGTGCTCTGCCGCAGGCTGGAGCTTGAACCGCCCGGGCCCACTCGGCTGCTGCTGACGGCGCTGGTGGAGGACCGGGGCGCTTTCGTCATCGCGGGTCGCCCGCCGCCCACGTCCTCCGTGCTGGGGACAGGCGTCCGGTGGAAGGGCGCTCCTCCGCGCGCCGCCGCCCCGGACTCGCCCTACGTCGCCGAGCGCACGGTGACGGTGCTGGGCATTCCGGTGTGGCCGCTGGACGGCTACCTCGTGCGCTCGGACGACAAGGCGTCCGTGCAGGTCATCGGGCAGGTGCCGCCCTCGCCCGGATGGGCTCGCCGCCGCGCGGCTGCCCTGGCCGTGATGGCGCTGGGGCTCTGTGCCCTCGCGGGGGCGGGCGCGGTGTGGCTGGAGGCGCGGAGCCTGCGCGCCGTGACGGTCGTCAACGGCCTGTCGCGGCCCGTGGACGTGCGCATCGGCGGCGAACACTGGGTGGTGGCGCCCGGGACGCAAGAGCAGGGGCGCGTGAAGCTGGGCGACGACCTGCTCCGCGCGGTGACGACCTGGCCCGGCCAGGAGGCGGTCCTCGAGGACGTGGTGCTCCCGACGGAGGGCGAGCGGATCCTCTACAACGTGAAGGGCGCGGCGATGCTGGAGGCGGTCCCGGATGCGGAGGCCACCTACGCGAGCCCTCGCTCCCGGTCCTTGCCGGAGAACGCCATGGTGCTCCAGTCGGGTGAGCGGCTCTCCGTCCAGGCCGCGAACTGGGAGGCCGCCGCGCGCGCCTTCGCGGAAGAGGGACGCTGGCAGGCCGCGGGCCGCGTGGCGTCCGCCGTCGCGGAGGTGGAGCCCGGGAACACCCTGGCGCGGGAGACGGCCGCGCACGCGTGGCTCACCGTGGACACGCAGGTGCCCGCGAACCTTCCGGCCGACCTGCGCTGGCGCAACACGCGCGACTACGCGGCGATGCTGATGCACACCTGGCAGGAGGACCCGGAGGCCCAGGCGCTGGCGCTGGAGTTGATGCGCTTCATCGGCCAGGGGGCCCAGGCCCGCGCACGCTACGCGGAGCACGCGCAGCAGCATCCGGACTCACCGCTGGCGGCCCTCTACCTGCAGCGCGCGAGCCCTCCGCATCCGGGCTCCGCGGACGCCGTCGATGCCTACGCGAAGCTGGCGACACGTTTCCCGGACTCGCCCGAGGTGAACCGCGCGTGGCTGGAGGCGCGGTGGCGCTTCGAGCTGGAGGACCCGCCGGACTGGGGGGACCGCGAGCGCCAGGAGTTCATCACCGAGACGGCGAGGCTGCTGACCGCCCTCGAGCAGAAGCACCCGCCAGAAACACTGAAGGCGCTGGAGCTGGACGTGCGCATCCTCCTGCGCGCGCGGCTGCGCGACGCGGCGACGACCCTGGTGCGCCGCCACGGCGAGGACCCGCGCCGCCGGACCTGGGACTTCCTGGTGCTGGCCGGACGCACGGCCGCCGCCGCCGGGCCCGAGCACACGTCCTACGTGATGCGCGACTGGATTCCCCCCGCCCTGGCGCGGCAGCCGGAGCGGATGGCGCTGCTGGACCTGCTCACCGGCCAGCGCTCGCCAAAGGACGCGGAGCTCGCCGCGCTGGTGTCCCCCGTGGACCGCGCCGTGCTGCGCATCACCCGGGACGTGCTGCTGGACCCGAAGCGCGTACTGGAAGAGGCCAGGGGCGACCCCAAGGCCGTGCTGCCCCGGCTGGACCCGGAGGTCCTCGCGCTCCTCGCCCTGGAGCTCACGCGCACCGGCGACGCCTGGGGGAAACAGCTCTTCAATGTCTCGCTGCCGCTGATGCTCGCGCGCGAACCGCTGCGACAACACGTCCTGTCCGCCTCGGACGTCCCTGGACCGGAGCTCCGCCGCCTGCCCCCGGGCCTGCGCGCCGCCGCCACCCTGGTCCACGCCCGGCGCAATGCGAAGGAGGGCTACCCGGTGTTCACGGAGCGCCTGGACGGCCTGGCCCGCATGGACGCCCTGGGCGGCTTCGCCGTCCGCGCCGCCAGCTCCTGGATGCGGCGCGCCTTCGACGCCTGCATGGACACGAAGGTGGACACGAAGATGGACACGAAGATGCCGCACTCCCTGCCGCTGGGAATCATGCTGAGGGGGGACCTGGTGCGGGAGCAGTCCCGCAGGGAGGACGACCCGGAGGGCCGCCGCTCGAACTGCGAGGCACGCATCGTCGCGCCCACGGGCTTGCCGCTGCCCCGGGCCGCCGCCACCCCACCGCCCGGAAACGCGAACGGCGCCGACCCCTGA
- a CDS encoding rod shape-determining protein — MFDWLHTLFSRDLAIDLGTANTLIYIRGQGIVSNEPSVVAVQQDSRGGKKVLAVGKEAKEMLGRTPGNIVAIRPMKDGVIADFEITAAMLRYFIQSAHNRKTLVNPRIIIGIPSGITEVERRAVREAAANAGAREVYLIEQPMAAAIGAGLPVTEPSGNMIVDIGGGTSDVAVISLAGIVFAKSVRIGGDKLDEAIIQYVKRKYNLLIGERTAELIKMGIGTAYPTDEVMTMEIKGRDLVAGVPRTLTVSSDEVRDALAEPVNGIVEAVKLTLERTPPELAGDIADRGIVLAGGGALLKNLDTLLREETGLPVFLAEDPLSAVVIGAGKALESLDILRQVCQPG; from the coding sequence ATGTTCGACTGGCTCCACACCCTGTTTTCGCGCGACCTCGCCATCGACCTGGGTACGGCGAACACGCTCATCTACATCCGCGGCCAGGGCATCGTGTCGAACGAGCCCTCCGTCGTGGCGGTGCAGCAGGACTCGCGCGGCGGCAAGAAGGTGCTCGCCGTGGGCAAGGAGGCCAAGGAGATGCTCGGCAGGACGCCGGGCAACATCGTGGCCATCCGGCCCATGAAGGACGGCGTCATCGCCGACTTCGAAATCACCGCCGCGATGCTGCGCTACTTCATCCAGAGCGCGCACAACCGCAAGACGCTGGTGAACCCGCGCATCATCATCGGCATCCCGTCCGGCATCACGGAGGTGGAGCGCCGCGCGGTGCGTGAGGCGGCCGCCAACGCGGGCGCGCGCGAGGTCTACCTCATCGAGCAGCCCATGGCCGCGGCGATTGGCGCGGGCCTTCCGGTGACGGAGCCCAGCGGCAACATGATTGTGGACATCGGCGGTGGCACGTCCGACGTCGCGGTCATCAGCCTCGCGGGCATCGTGTTCGCCAAGTCCGTGCGCATCGGCGGCGACAAGCTGGACGAGGCGATCATCCAGTACGTCAAGCGCAAGTACAACCTGCTCATCGGTGAGCGCACGGCGGAGCTCATCAAGATGGGCATCGGCACGGCGTACCCGACGGACGAGGTCATGACCATGGAGATCAAGGGTCGCGACCTGGTGGCCGGCGTGCCGCGCACGCTGACGGTGTCCAGCGACGAGGTGCGCGACGCGCTCGCGGAGCCCGTCAACGGCATCGTGGAAGCGGTGAAGCTGACGCTGGAGCGCACGCCGCCGGAGCTGGCCGGTGACATCGCCGACAGGGGCATCGTGCTGGCCGGTGGCGGCGCGCTGCTCAAGAACCTGGACACGCTCTTGCGCGAGGAGACGGGCCTGCCCGTGTTCCTCGCGGAGGACCCGCTGTCCGCCGTGGTGATTGGCGCGGGCAAGGCGCTGGAGTCGTTGGACATCCTCCGCCAGGTCTGCCAGCCGGGCTGA
- a CDS encoding glycosyltransferase family 2 protein, with protein MLVSLVIPVYNEIPTLAEILRRCTAVDFPKELVLVDDCSKDGSREFLRQLSEQGLDVLGGTPKNRNEIRVLFQEKNQGKGAALRRGFAEATGDIILVQDADLEYDPKDIPRVIQPIIDGEADVVFGSRFIGSPRRVLYYWHTVLNNVLTTLSNMTSGLNLTDMETCYKAFRAEVLRSVHVEEDRFGFEPEITAKVARGDWRVFEVPISYHGRTYEEGKKIGWKDGVRALYAIAKYSVKR; from the coding sequence ATGCTCGTCTCGCTCGTCATTCCCGTTTACAACGAGATTCCTACCCTGGCGGAAATCCTCCGCCGCTGCACCGCCGTGGACTTCCCCAAGGAGCTCGTCCTGGTGGACGACTGCTCCAAGGACGGCAGCCGCGAGTTCCTCCGCCAGCTGTCCGAACAGGGCCTGGACGTCCTGGGTGGCACGCCGAAGAACCGGAACGAAATCCGGGTGCTCTTCCAGGAGAAGAACCAGGGCAAGGGGGCCGCGCTGCGCCGGGGCTTCGCCGAGGCCACCGGGGACATCATCCTCGTGCAGGACGCGGACCTGGAGTACGATCCCAAGGACATCCCGCGCGTCATCCAGCCCATCATCGATGGCGAGGCGGACGTCGTCTTCGGCAGCCGCTTCATCGGGTCGCCGCGCCGGGTGCTGTACTACTGGCACACCGTCCTCAACAACGTGCTCACCACGCTCTCCAACATGACGAGCGGACTGAACCTCACGGACATGGAGACCTGCTACAAGGCCTTCCGCGCGGAAGTCCTGCGCTCCGTGCATGTGGAGGAGGACCGGTTCGGCTTCGAGCCCGAAATCACCGCCAAGGTGGCGCGCGGCGACTGGCGGGTCTTCGAGGTGCCCATCAGCTACCATGGGCGCACCTACGAGGAGGGCAAGAAGATTGGCTGGAAGGACGGCGTGCGCGCCCTCTACGCCATCGCGAAGTACTCCGTGAAGCGCTGA
- a CDS encoding pyridoxal phosphate-dependent decarboxylase family protein gives MTTPVFPPLRAAYDPEAFRATAHALMDQLADYLKAALGGGAMPVLPWAPPAVNQERFATAFPEEPPQELASAFAGLMARVLEGSHHLHHPRYVGHQVTAPVPLSALCDAVSSLLNNGMAVYEMGPVATAMEHHVLAWMAAKLGLPSSARGVLTSGGSAGNLTALLAARQAKAGYDAWNGGAHAGPPLTVLVPRSAHYCLARAVRIMGWGEGGLTPVDVDDHFRVRPDALEDALAGATRAGRKAIAVVASAGSTATGAFDPLEPVADFAQKHGLWFHVDGAHGAAASLSPKYRAQVKGIERADSVVWDAHKGLLMPALVTAVLFRDGARSFDAFSQEAHYLFHGDGDDARPYSDVGLRTLECTKEMMPLKVYACLSVLGTRVFEEAVTASYDQARRFAGMLTAAPDFQLALEPDCNIVCFRHTPAHVPPEGWDALQVRLREALVTRGSFYLVQTRLPRGVYLRTTLIHPLTGDADLEALLDALRMAARP, from the coding sequence ATGACGACCCCCGTCTTCCCCCCGCTGCGTGCCGCCTACGACCCGGAGGCCTTCCGGGCCACCGCCCACGCCCTGATGGATCAGCTCGCGGACTACCTGAAGGCCGCGCTTGGAGGGGGCGCGATGCCGGTGCTCCCCTGGGCCCCGCCCGCGGTGAACCAGGAGCGCTTCGCCACGGCCTTTCCAGAAGAGCCGCCCCAGGAACTGGCTTCGGCCTTCGCGGGACTGATGGCGCGCGTGCTGGAGGGCTCGCACCACCTGCACCACCCGCGCTACGTGGGCCACCAGGTGACGGCGCCCGTGCCGCTCTCCGCGCTGTGCGACGCCGTGTCGTCGCTGCTCAACAACGGCATGGCCGTGTACGAGATGGGCCCCGTCGCCACCGCGATGGAGCACCACGTGCTCGCGTGGATGGCCGCGAAGCTGGGGCTGCCCTCCAGCGCCCGGGGCGTGCTCACCTCCGGCGGCAGCGCGGGCAACCTCACCGCCCTGCTCGCCGCGCGGCAGGCGAAGGCCGGCTACGACGCGTGGAACGGCGGCGCGCACGCGGGGCCGCCCCTGACGGTGCTCGTGCCCCGCTCCGCGCACTACTGCCTGGCCCGCGCGGTCCGCATCATGGGCTGGGGCGAGGGCGGCCTCACCCCGGTGGACGTGGACGACCACTTCCGCGTGCGGCCGGACGCCCTGGAGGACGCGCTCGCCGGGGCCACCCGCGCGGGGCGCAAGGCCATCGCCGTGGTGGCCAGCGCGGGCTCCACCGCCACCGGCGCCTTCGACCCGCTGGAACCCGTGGCGGACTTCGCGCAAAAGCACGGCCTGTGGTTCCACGTGGACGGCGCGCACGGGGCCGCCGCGTCGCTGAGCCCGAAGTACCGCGCGCAGGTGAAGGGCATTGAAAGGGCGGACTCCGTGGTGTGGGACGCGCACAAGGGGCTGCTCATGCCCGCGCTGGTGACGGCCGTGCTCTTCCGCGACGGGGCGCGCTCCTTCGACGCCTTCTCCCAGGAGGCCCACTACCTCTTCCACGGCGACGGCGACGACGCGCGCCCCTACAGCGACGTGGGCCTGCGCACGCTGGAGTGCACCAAGGAGATGATGCCCCTCAAGGTCTACGCGTGCCTGTCCGTGCTGGGCACGCGCGTCTTCGAGGAGGCCGTCACCGCGTCCTATGACCAGGCCCGGCGCTTCGCGGGCATGCTCACCGCCGCCCCGGACTTCCAGCTGGCGCTGGAGCCCGACTGCAACATCGTCTGCTTCCGCCACACCCCCGCGCACGTGCCCCCGGAGGGCTGGGACGCCCTCCAGGTCCGCCTGCGCGAGGCGTTGGTTACCCGTGGAAGTTTCTACCTGGTGCAGACGCGGCTGCCCCGGGGGGTGTACCTGCGTACAACGCTCATCCACCCGCTCACGGGGGACGCGGACCTGGAGGCCCTGCTGGACGCGCTCCGGATGGCGGCCCGGCCCTGA
- a CDS encoding 2,3,4,5-tetrahydropyridine-2,6-dicarboxylate N-succinyltransferase, with translation MATSLEELSQRVSAAFADRAKLKDADTVAAVRETLARLDAGELRVAEKGPEGWRVNAWVKEAILLFFAVSEMQVMEVGPFEFHDKVPLKKGLEAAGVRVVPPGTVRYGAFVERGAVVMPGYVNIGARVGAGTMVDTWATVGSCAQVGRHVHLSGGVGLGGVLEPPSATPVIIEDGAFLGSRSIVVEGVVVEEEAVLGANVVLTASTQIIDVTGPQEVIHKGRVPARSVVIPGMREKQFPAGKYMVPCALIIGQRKASTDQKTSLNAALREFAVPV, from the coding sequence ATGGCGACATCCCTCGAAGAGCTCTCCCAGCGGGTGTCCGCGGCGTTCGCGGACCGGGCGAAATTGAAGGACGCGGACACCGTGGCGGCGGTGCGCGAGACGCTTGCGCGGCTGGATGCCGGCGAGCTGCGCGTCGCGGAGAAGGGCCCGGAAGGCTGGCGGGTCAACGCCTGGGTGAAGGAGGCCATCCTCCTGTTCTTCGCCGTGTCGGAGATGCAGGTGATGGAGGTGGGCCCCTTCGAGTTCCACGACAAGGTGCCCCTGAAGAAGGGCCTGGAGGCGGCGGGCGTGCGCGTGGTGCCCCCGGGCACCGTGCGCTACGGCGCCTTCGTGGAGCGGGGCGCGGTGGTGATGCCCGGGTACGTGAACATCGGCGCGCGGGTGGGCGCGGGCACCATGGTGGACACCTGGGCCACCGTGGGGTCGTGCGCGCAGGTGGGCCGGCATGTCCACCTGTCGGGCGGCGTGGGCCTGGGCGGCGTGCTCGAGCCGCCTTCCGCGACGCCGGTCATCATCGAGGACGGCGCCTTCCTGGGCAGCCGCTCCATCGTGGTGGAGGGCGTGGTGGTGGAGGAGGAGGCGGTGCTCGGCGCCAACGTGGTGCTGACCGCGTCCACGCAGATCATCGACGTCACCGGGCCCCAGGAGGTCATCCACAAGGGCCGCGTCCCGGCCCGGAGCGTGGTGATTCCGGGCATGCGGGAGAAGCAGTTCCCCGCCGGGAAGTACATGGTCCCGTGCGCGCTCATCATCGGGCAGCGCAAGGCGTCCACCGACCAGAAGACCAGCCTCAACGCGGCCCTGCGGGAGTTCGCCGTCCCGGTGTGA
- a CDS encoding cupin domain-containing protein — protein MEHLDDILPEWLLGTLEPARRDAAARHLDGCARCRAELARLTPAVDALGALVPPVTPPASALTRLMGQMEGPGRFARWAGRVAAFLDVTEGRARELLESMADASNWMPGPVAGVELMPVETGPAREGMMAAVVRLMPGARYPRHAHLGREWNLVLEGGFREDTGHEVWPGDELEKTDGSLHDFTALQGPACICFTVLDGVTSFEELVDGGA, from the coding sequence ATGGAACACCTCGACGACATCCTCCCCGAGTGGCTGCTCGGGACCCTGGAGCCGGCCCGGCGCGACGCCGCGGCCCGGCACCTGGACGGCTGCGCGCGCTGCCGGGCGGAGCTGGCCCGGCTGACGCCCGCGGTGGATGCGCTGGGGGCGCTCGTCCCGCCGGTGACGCCTCCGGCCTCGGCGCTCACGCGGCTGATGGGCCAGATGGAGGGCCCCGGCCGCTTCGCCCGCTGGGCCGGGAGGGTGGCCGCGTTCCTGGACGTGACGGAAGGACGGGCCCGCGAGCTGCTGGAGTCCATGGCGGACGCCAGCAACTGGATGCCCGGACCGGTGGCGGGCGTGGAGCTGATGCCCGTGGAGACGGGGCCTGCGCGCGAGGGGATGATGGCCGCCGTCGTGCGCCTGATGCCCGGCGCCCGCTACCCGCGTCACGCGCACCTGGGCCGCGAGTGGAACCTGGTGCTGGAGGGCGGCTTCCGCGAGGACACCGGCCACGAGGTGTGGCCCGGCGACGAGCTGGAGAAGACGGACGGCTCGCTGCACGACTTCACCGCGCTGCAGGGCCCCGCGTGCATCTGCTTCACCGTGCTGGATGGCGTCACGTCCTTCGAGGAACTGGTGGACGGCGGCGCCTGA
- the dapE gene encoding succinyl-diaminopimelate desuccinylase, with protein MASIDLATRLAQTTLELCRIDSPIGHEGPIADHVEGWALKHFRREEVFRVGHTLLLGSLEDPRPTVALIGHLDTVPMHPGDVGRAPRIEGERVHGLGASDMKGGVAVMMALAEDLKRDALPVNVAFLLYEREEGAYAESGLIPLYEQRPDLSRVKFGIAMEPTDGVVQVGCVGSMQVTVRFTGKSAHSARPWQGENAIHKAGPLLTELLGRERVEVNVAGFPFYEVLSATLAKGGRARNVVPEAFELNLNYRFAPGKSVAQAKEDVLALVAGRAEVEFTDASPSGPVAAGNPLFQRLMALTGLPAASKQAWTDVARFGEWGVDAVNFGPGETAQAHQLHESAPIPPLAVAYEKLAAFLKGAA; from the coding sequence ATGGCCTCCATCGACCTCGCCACCCGCCTCGCCCAGACGACGCTCGAGTTGTGTCGCATCGACAGCCCCATTGGCCACGAGGGTCCCATCGCGGACCACGTGGAAGGCTGGGCGCTGAAGCACTTCCGCCGCGAGGAGGTCTTCCGCGTCGGGCACACGCTGCTGCTGGGGTCGCTGGAGGACCCGCGCCCCACGGTGGCGCTCATCGGCCACCTGGACACGGTGCCCATGCACCCCGGGGACGTGGGCCGCGCGCCGCGCATCGAAGGGGAGCGCGTGCACGGGCTGGGCGCGTCCGACATGAAGGGCGGCGTCGCGGTGATGATGGCGCTGGCGGAGGACCTCAAGCGCGACGCGCTGCCCGTCAACGTGGCCTTCCTCCTGTACGAGCGCGAGGAGGGCGCCTATGCGGAGAGCGGCCTCATCCCGCTGTACGAGCAGCGGCCGGACCTGTCCCGCGTGAAGTTCGGCATCGCCATGGAGCCCACGGACGGCGTGGTGCAGGTGGGCTGCGTCGGCAGCATGCAGGTGACGGTCCGCTTCACGGGCAAGAGCGCGCACTCCGCGCGGCCGTGGCAGGGGGAGAACGCCATCCACAAGGCGGGGCCGCTGCTCACGGAGCTGCTGGGGCGCGAGCGCGTGGAGGTGAACGTCGCGGGCTTCCCCTTCTATGAAGTCCTCAGCGCCACGCTGGCCAAGGGCGGCCGCGCGCGCAACGTGGTGCCGGAGGCGTTCGAGCTGAACCTCAACTACCGCTTCGCGCCGGGCAAGAGCGTGGCGCAGGCGAAGGAGGACGTGCTGGCGCTGGTGGCGGGCCGCGCGGAGGTGGAGTTCACGGACGCGTCGCCCAGCGGGCCGGTGGCCGCGGGCAACCCGCTGTTCCAGCGGCTGATGGCGCTCACGGGGCTGCCGGCCGCGTCGAAGCAGGCGTGGACGGACGTGGCGCGCTTCGGCGAGTGGGGCGTGGACGCGGTGAACTTCGGGCCCGGTGAGACGGCGCAGGCGCACCAGCTCCACGAGAGCGCGCCCATCCCTCCCCTGGCCGTCGCGTACGAGAAGCTGGCCGCGTTCCTGAAGGGCGCGGCGTAG
- a CDS encoding cell envelope biogenesis protein TolA, with protein sequence MHAESNMQDPNGTPSSNTMLPVGEATSATPSRRRSSGARKGARKASSRRTGAAKKATARRTTAKKAAGKRTAKKAAGKRGTAKRGAAKKATAKRGARKAPARRAAAGRTARKTSSRGTSARKTSARKTSARKSPSRRSTRR encoded by the coding sequence ATGCACGCCGAGTCGAACATGCAGGACCCGAACGGAACCCCGTCGTCCAACACGATGCTGCCGGTCGGTGAGGCGACGTCCGCCACGCCGTCGCGCCGCCGCTCCTCCGGCGCGCGCAAGGGCGCCCGCAAGGCGTCGTCCCGTCGCACGGGGGCCGCGAAGAAGGCGACCGCCAGGCGCACCACGGCGAAGAAGGCCGCGGGCAAGCGCACCGCGAAGAAGGCCGCCGGCAAGCGCGGCACCGCGAAGCGTGGCGCCGCGAAGAAGGCCACCGCGAAGCGTGGCGCCCGCAAGGCTCCGGCCCGCCGCGCCGCCGCCGGCCGCACCGCCCGCAAGACGTCCAGCCGTGGCACGTCCGCGCGCAAGACGTCCGCTCGCAAGACGTCCGCTCGCAAGAGCCCGTCGCGCCGCTCCACGCGCCGCTAG